CGGGTGGATGCCGTGCTCACGCTCGGGGGCGTAGCCCTCGGAGCAGAGGTAGACCACGGTGGCGTCCTCGGTGAGCGCCATGAAGCCGTGACCGAGGCCCTCGGACAGGTAGACCGCGTGGTGGTCCTGGTCGTCGAGCCGGACCGCCTCCCACTGACCGAAGGTGGGCGAGCCGGTCCGGATGTCCACGATCACGTCGAGGACCGCGCCGCGCACGCACTTGACGTACTTGGCCTGGCCGGGCGGCACGTCCGCGAAGTGGATGCCGCGCAGGGTGCCCCGGCTGGAGACGGACATGTTCGCCTGGGCGAGGGTGAGCGGGTGGCCGGCCGCCTCGGTGAAGACAGGTGCCTTGAACCACTCGTGGAAGCTGCCCCGGCCGTCGGGGAAGACCTTCGGCTCGTGCACCCAGGCGCCGGAAAGGGAAAGGGGTCGCATCGCGGAGTCCTCAGCTCTTCTTCCTACTTCTTCTTGCTACTACTTCTTACTTCTTCTTACTTCTTCTTCTGCTGGTTCGTCAGGGCGCGCTTGAGTCGCCCGGCAGC
The nucleotide sequence above comes from Streptomyces sp. NL15-2K. Encoded proteins:
- the rfbC gene encoding dTDP-4-dehydrorhamnose 3,5-epimerase; this translates as MRPLSLSGAWVHEPKVFPDGRGSFHEWFKAPVFTEAAGHPLTLAQANMSVSSRGTLRGIHFADVPPGQAKYVKCVRGAVLDVIVDIRTGSPTFGQWEAVRLDDQDHHAVYLSEGLGHGFMALTEDATVVYLCSEGYAPEREHGIHPLDPALGIDWPADVTPLLSPKDEQAPTLAQAREQGLLPSYEDCVAYRESLGR